From Candidatus Manganitrophus morganii, the proteins below share one genomic window:
- a CDS encoding acetylserotonin O-methyltransferase, which translates to MIRTYEELLRTADAFTDSRTLIAGVELDLFTHIGKKPATAKEIARRADASPEGVEFLLNALTGMGLLAKSGERYRNTPLSRTYLDTASIQSITNFIWLAGQHWDDWIGLADAVRKGRRPKKRPPPDNPAFRKHFSKALHERSFYLAPKILRPIDLRGARTLLDLGGGAGSYAFALLVKYPELHATIFDRPAAVKVALAEAKRADLSEQVDVIGGDLFSDDYGGPYDVIFYSNVVHIYSPEENRRVLKKIKKALKPGGRLIIVEYFLDKDQAHPPDVSSFNLMMLLFTERGRCYTWQEATAWLKRAGFSRFRRTRVDGKIGILEATLKTARRKKPSPQRR; encoded by the coding sequence TTGATCCGAACCTACGAAGAACTCCTCCGCACCGCCGACGCCTTCACCGATTCCCGCACACTGATCGCCGGGGTGGAGCTCGACCTCTTTACCCATATCGGGAAGAAACCGGCGACGGCGAAGGAGATCGCCCGCAGGGCGGATGCCTCCCCGGAAGGGGTGGAATTCCTCCTCAACGCCCTGACCGGGATGGGCCTCCTCGCCAAGTCGGGCGAACGCTATCGTAACACCCCCCTTAGCCGAACCTACCTCGACACCGCCAGCATCCAATCGATCACCAATTTCATCTGGCTCGCCGGCCAGCATTGGGACGACTGGATCGGTCTGGCCGACGCCGTCCGAAAGGGCCGCCGGCCGAAGAAACGTCCTCCGCCCGACAATCCGGCCTTCCGCAAACATTTTTCCAAAGCCCTTCATGAGCGAAGCTTCTACCTTGCCCCGAAGATCCTCCGCCCCATCGACCTGCGCGGCGCCCGGACCCTTCTCGACCTCGGGGGGGGGGCCGGCTCGTACGCTTTCGCCCTGCTGGTCAAATATCCCGAACTTCACGCCACCATCTTCGACCGCCCGGCGGCGGTCAAAGTCGCCCTTGCCGAAGCAAAGCGCGCAGACCTCTCGGAACAGGTCGACGTCATCGGAGGGGATCTCTTCAGCGACGACTACGGCGGGCCGTATGACGTGATCTTCTACTCCAATGTGGTCCACATCTACTCCCCCGAAGAAAACCGCCGGGTTTTGAAGAAAATCAAAAAGGCCTTAAAACCGGGCGGCCGGCTCATCATCGTCGAATATTTTCTCGACAAAGACCAGGCCCATCCCCCCGACGTCTCCTCCTTCAACCTGATGATGCTTCTCTTCACCGAACGCGGCCGCTGCTACACCTGGCAGGAGGCGACGGCCTGGCTGAAGCGCGCCGGCTTTTCACGCTTCCGCCGGACGCGGGTCGATGGGAAGATCGGAATTCTGGAGGCGACCTTGAAAACCGCTCGGAGAAAAAAACCTTCCCCTCAGCGTCGGTAG
- a CDS encoding dienelactone hydrolase family protein — protein sequence MNRLNQAILFLLLFLSMAACIEYPNRHRETPGVRTNPIFSLQDPGPPYQAIQRTVFHQDDGYLVEEVHLGAMTVRVWQPEGDGPFPAILLLPGIWGDRIISGFAQELVKKGFICLQFSSQRYLTGLRSAAVRLDTLAELIRLQVAEAAQLVDWLSRQPSVDAKRIGLLGISLGAIVGTLLTEANGQIEAAAYLLGGGNLPEIMASPQGYVKGRIRDRIMLANGWSAEEFKREAITALKPVDPLTYAGRLDPERILMVNGRFDKVIPHSNARELWKALGQPDWIVLPAGHYTASFFDRYIRYRVARHFLEKLTPQQSLTQK from the coding sequence ATGAACCGGCTGAATCAGGCCATTCTCTTTTTGCTTCTCTTTTTATCGATGGCCGCCTGTATCGAGTACCCCAACAGACATAGAGAGACCCCCGGCGTGAGAACCAATCCGATCTTCTCCCTCCAAGATCCCGGTCCGCCCTACCAGGCGATTCAGCGGACCGTTTTTCATCAGGACGACGGTTACCTCGTTGAAGAAGTTCACCTCGGCGCCATGACGGTCCGCGTCTGGCAGCCGGAGGGGGATGGACCCTTTCCGGCGATCCTCCTGCTCCCCGGCATCTGGGGCGACCGCATCATTTCAGGTTTTGCGCAAGAGCTCGTCAAAAAGGGATTCATTTGTTTGCAGTTCAGCAGCCAGCGCTACCTGACCGGCCTCCGCAGCGCCGCTGTGAGGCTCGACACCCTCGCGGAGCTGATCCGGCTGCAAGTGGCGGAGGCGGCGCAGCTTGTCGATTGGCTCTCTCGCCAGCCCTCCGTCGATGCAAAACGGATCGGCCTCCTTGGCATCAGTCTCGGCGCGATTGTCGGCACCCTTCTTACGGAAGCCAACGGTCAGATCGAAGCGGCGGCCTATCTCCTCGGCGGGGGAAATCTTCCCGAGATCATGGCCTCCCCACAAGGATATGTCAAAGGAAGAATTCGGGACCGGATCATGCTCGCGAACGGGTGGAGCGCCGAGGAATTCAAACGGGAAGCGATCACCGCGCTGAAACCGGTCGACCCGCTCACCTATGCAGGGCGGCTCGACCCGGAGCGGATCTTGATGGTCAATGGCCGCTTCGACAAGGTGATCCCTCATTCGAACGCCCGAGAACTTTGGAAGGCATTGGGACAGCCCGACTGGATCGTCCTCCCCGCCGGACACTACACCGCTTCATTTTTCGACCGCTACATTCGGTACCGGGTCGCCCGGCATTTTCTGGAAAAATTGACTCCGCAGCAGTCCTTAACTCAAAAATGA
- a CDS encoding VOC family protein: MSVHVYGLGHIAIEVDDLEKGIAFYQDVFNLEKLDDGEGDAFFKLGEHQFLAMFEVDEVKPDRTRHFALIVRDDKQVTEVREKVGKKYGLKLEPRFRCDFRDPFGNRIQVIDLHDESMVWLLPYQEVQKTGITFSD, translated from the coding sequence ATGAGCGTGCATGTCTACGGCTTGGGTCACATTGCAATCGAAGTGGATGACTTGGAGAAGGGGATCGCTTTCTACCAGGATGTCTTCAATCTCGAAAAACTCGATGATGGGGAGGGTGACGCTTTTTTCAAGCTCGGCGAGCATCAGTTCTTGGCCATGTTCGAGGTCGACGAGGTAAAGCCCGACCGGACGCGGCATTTTGCCCTCATCGTGCGGGACGACAAACAGGTGACGGAAGTCCGCGAAAAAGTCGGTAAAAAATATGGGCTCAAGCTAGAACCGCGGTTCCGTTGCGACTTCCGCGATCCGTTCGGCAACCGGATTCAGGTGATTGATTTGCACGACGAGTCGATGGTGTGGCTGCTGCCGTATCAAGAAGTACAGAAGACGGGGATCACATTTTCCGATTAA
- a CDS encoding outer membrane beta-barrel protein yields the protein MIRNRRVWKAVIGAVLSFFLLSGPALAEEEGRKKFDLSAAFRYSLPIGEEEPGLDWSDLYEEGSVGALELSYRATRRVAVYVGGAYHLYRAKEISLETPAGTVNGRFNDQELLSVYLGVKGYLFGPALPQEAAGIDPYLRADVGFTQFNGADFNAEPIADRSRKFAFSFGVGADVLTYTNVLLFFEIKYEDHGIPDAAGESFRAMPISVGVRYLM from the coding sequence ATGATTCGAAATCGGAGGGTGTGGAAAGCGGTCATCGGCGCGGTTCTCTCTTTTTTCCTCCTTTCCGGACCGGCCCTGGCGGAAGAGGAGGGACGGAAGAAGTTCGATCTCTCGGCCGCTTTTCGGTACAGTCTCCCGATCGGAGAGGAAGAGCCGGGATTGGATTGGTCGGACCTCTATGAGGAGGGCTCCGTGGGGGCGCTCGAATTGAGCTATCGCGCCACCCGTCGCGTCGCCGTCTACGTTGGAGGGGCCTACCATCTCTACCGGGCGAAAGAGATTTCGCTGGAGACCCCCGCGGGGACCGTCAACGGGCGGTTTAACGATCAGGAGCTGCTCTCGGTTTATCTAGGGGTGAAGGGATATCTTTTCGGTCCGGCCCTTCCACAAGAGGCGGCCGGCATCGATCCCTACCTGCGAGCCGATGTCGGCTTCACCCAATTCAACGGGGCGGACTTCAACGCCGAACCGATCGCCGATCGGAGCCGGAAGTTCGCCTTCTCCTTCGGCGTCGGAGCTGATGTCCTCACCTACACGAATGTTCTCCTCTTCTTCGAGATAAAATATGAGGATCACGGTATTCCCGACGCAGCGGGGGAGTCGTTCCGCGCAATGCCGATTTCGGTGGGCGTTCGGTATTTGATGTAG
- a CDS encoding PilZ domain-containing protein — protein sequence MADDQRASKRVPFITDIDIVGVGKRRTTDLSVGGMYIEMVADFQTGAEFELRFKLADADPDEIRVRARVLYIHPGIGAGVSFLNLSAQNEEKIRKWINRGSN from the coding sequence ATGGCGGATGACCAGCGCGCATCAAAACGGGTCCCCTTCATTACAGATATCGACATTGTCGGTGTTGGGAAGCGGCGCACCACGGACCTGAGCGTCGGCGGGATGTACATCGAAATGGTGGCCGATTTTCAGACCGGAGCCGAATTCGAGCTTCGCTTCAAACTGGCCGACGCCGACCCGGACGAAATCCGCGTCCGCGCCCGCGTCCTCTACATCCATCCCGGCATCGGCGCCGGCGTCTCGTTCCTCAATCTCTCCGCCCAAAACGAAGAAAAAATCCGAAAGTGGATCAACCGGGGTTCGAATTAA